A window of Ananas comosus cultivar F153 linkage group 4, ASM154086v1, whole genome shotgun sequence contains these coding sequences:
- the LOC109708614 gene encoding probable protein phosphatase 2C 35 isoform X1: protein MGCVHGKCCGADDYCCCCCCCWCCGDSSAAGSEGGGGGAADVAPCGVVLHNDGSLLGQRRQVLLGAPLGSAAVPSHHFRLVYSSLSQRGHYPESPDRENQDCLCIRTRLQDNPNLHFFGVFDGHGQFGAQCAAFVRDRLVDILSADTRLLDSPAEAYASTFLATNTELHDSSIDDTMSGTTAITVLVSGDTLYVANVGDSRAVAGVWNGSAVVAEDLSCDQTPFRKDEYERVKQCGARVLSVDQVEGVKDPNIQHWGNEENDDGDPPRLWVPNGMYPGTAFTRSVGDSTAESIGVIAEPEVKVLKIASHHLFFVIASDGVFEFLSSQAVVDMVSKFEDPRDACSAVVSESYKNWLEHESRTDDITIIVVHIKDLSHSGPIGSNGILQTSSKASQVVERVKDEKIVLRMSEAFHHPGSPKEPSSACVAPSLTHPLSVET, encoded by the exons ATGGGCTGCGTCCACGGCAAGTGCTGCGGCGCGGAcgactactgctgctgctgctgctgctgctggtgttGCGGCGACTCTTCGGCTGCCGGAAgcgagggaggcggcggcggcgcagcagACGTCGCCCCTTGCGGCGTTGTTCTCCACAACGACGGCAGCCTTCTCGGCCAGCGCCGGCAGGTCCTCTTAGGCGCCCCGCTGGGCTCCGCCGCCGTCCCCTCCCACCACTTCCGCCTCGTCTACTCCTCCCTCAGCCAGCGCGGCCACTACCCCGAATCCCCCGACCGCGAGAACCAGGACTGCCTCTGCATCCGCACTCGCCTGCAGGACAACCCCAACCTCCACTTCTTCGGCGTCTTCGACGGCCACGGCCAGTTCGGCGCCCAGTGCGCCGCCTTCGTCCGCGACCGCCTCGTCGACATCCTGTCTGCCGACACCCGCCTGCTGGATTCCCCCGCGGAGGCCTACGCCTCGACCTTCCTCGCCACCAACACCGAGCTCCACGATAGCAGCATCGACGACACGATGAGCGGCACCACAGCCATCACCGTGCTCGTCAGCGGCGACACGCTCTATGTGGCCAATGTGGGTGACTCCCGGGCTGTTGCAGGCGTCTGGAATGGCTCCGCCGTGGTGGCCGAGGATCTGTCTTGCGACCAGACGCCGTTCAGGAAGGACGAGTATGAGAGGGTGAAGCAGTGTGGGGCTCGGGTTTTGAGTGTGGACCAGGTGGAGGGGGTTAAGGACCCTAACATACAACACTGGGGGAATGAGGAGAACGATGACGGGGACCCACCGAGGCTGTGGGTCCCGAATGGGATGTACCCGGGGACTGCGTTCACGAGGAGCGTGGGAGACTCAACGGCCGAGAGTATCGGCGTTATTGCAGAGCCTGAGGTGAAGGTGCTGAAGATTGCGTCGCACCATCTCTTCTTTGTCATTGCAAGTGATGGGGTTTTCGAATTCCTTTCTAGTCAAGCTGTGGTTGACATG GTGTCTAAATTTGAAGATCCTCGGGACGCATGCTCAGCAGTTGTTTCGGAGTCTTATAAGAATTGGTTAGAGCACGAAAGTCGGACGGATGATATAACAATCATTGTTGTGCACATCAAAGACTTAAGTCAT TCAGGACCCATCGGAAGTAATGGTATTCTTCAAACAAGCAGCAAAGCTTCCCAAGTTGTTGAGAGGGTAAAGGATGAGAAAATTGTGTTGCGAATGTCAGAAGCATTTCATCATCCTGGCTCGCCAAAAGAGCCAAGCTCAGCATGTGTTGCTCCTTCTCTAACACACCCTTTATCTGTTGAAACG TGA
- the LOC109708614 gene encoding probable protein phosphatase 2C 35 isoform X2 — protein MGCVHGKCCGADDYCCCCCCCWCCGDSSAAGSEGGGGGAADVAPCGVVLHNDGSLLGQRRQVLLGAPLGSAAVPSHHFRLVYSSLSQRGHYPESPDRENQDCLCIRTRLQDNPNLHFFGVFDGHGQFGAQCAAFVRDRLVDILSADTRLLDSPAEAYASTFLATNTELHDSSIDDTMSGTTAITVLVSGDTLYVANVGDSRAVAGVWNGSAVVAEDLSCDQTPFRKDEYERVKQCGARVLSVDQVEGVKDPNIQHWGNEENDDGDPPRLWVPNGMYPGTAFTRSVGDSTAESIGVIAEPEVKVLKIASHHLFFVIASDGVFEFLSSQAVVDMVSKFEDPRDACSAVVSESYKNWLEHESRTDDITIIVVHIKDLSHVDSTLRHDPSEVMVFFKQAAKLPKLLRG, from the exons ATGGGCTGCGTCCACGGCAAGTGCTGCGGCGCGGAcgactactgctgctgctgctgctgctgctggtgttGCGGCGACTCTTCGGCTGCCGGAAgcgagggaggcggcggcggcgcagcagACGTCGCCCCTTGCGGCGTTGTTCTCCACAACGACGGCAGCCTTCTCGGCCAGCGCCGGCAGGTCCTCTTAGGCGCCCCGCTGGGCTCCGCCGCCGTCCCCTCCCACCACTTCCGCCTCGTCTACTCCTCCCTCAGCCAGCGCGGCCACTACCCCGAATCCCCCGACCGCGAGAACCAGGACTGCCTCTGCATCCGCACTCGCCTGCAGGACAACCCCAACCTCCACTTCTTCGGCGTCTTCGACGGCCACGGCCAGTTCGGCGCCCAGTGCGCCGCCTTCGTCCGCGACCGCCTCGTCGACATCCTGTCTGCCGACACCCGCCTGCTGGATTCCCCCGCGGAGGCCTACGCCTCGACCTTCCTCGCCACCAACACCGAGCTCCACGATAGCAGCATCGACGACACGATGAGCGGCACCACAGCCATCACCGTGCTCGTCAGCGGCGACACGCTCTATGTGGCCAATGTGGGTGACTCCCGGGCTGTTGCAGGCGTCTGGAATGGCTCCGCCGTGGTGGCCGAGGATCTGTCTTGCGACCAGACGCCGTTCAGGAAGGACGAGTATGAGAGGGTGAAGCAGTGTGGGGCTCGGGTTTTGAGTGTGGACCAGGTGGAGGGGGTTAAGGACCCTAACATACAACACTGGGGGAATGAGGAGAACGATGACGGGGACCCACCGAGGCTGTGGGTCCCGAATGGGATGTACCCGGGGACTGCGTTCACGAGGAGCGTGGGAGACTCAACGGCCGAGAGTATCGGCGTTATTGCAGAGCCTGAGGTGAAGGTGCTGAAGATTGCGTCGCACCATCTCTTCTTTGTCATTGCAAGTGATGGGGTTTTCGAATTCCTTTCTAGTCAAGCTGTGGTTGACATG GTGTCTAAATTTGAAGATCCTCGGGACGCATGCTCAGCAGTTGTTTCGGAGTCTTATAAGAATTGGTTAGAGCACGAAAGTCGGACGGATGATATAACAATCATTGTTGTGCACATCAAAGACTTAAGTCATGTAGATTCAACCTTGCGTCAT GACCCATCGGAAGTAATGGTATTCTTCAAACAAGCAGCAAAGCTTCCCAAGTTGTTGAGAGGGTAA
- the LOC109708614 gene encoding probable protein phosphatase 2C 35 isoform X3, with product MGCVHGKCCGADDYCCCCCCCWCCGDSSAAGSEGGGGGAADVAPCGVVLHNDGSLLGQRRQVLLGAPLGSAAVPSHHFRLVYSSLSQRGHYPESPDRENQDCLCIRTRLQDNPNLHFFGVFDGHGQFGAQCAAFVRDRLVDILSADTRLLDSPAEAYASTFLATNTELHDSSIDDTMSGTTAITVLVSGDTLYVANVGDSRAVAGVWNGSAVVAEDLSCDQTPFRKDEYERVKQCGARVLSVDQVEGVKDPNIQHWGNEENDDGDPPRLWVPNGMYPGTAFTRSVGDSTAESIGVIAEPEVKVLKIASHHLFFVIASDGVFEFLSSQAVVDMVSKFEDPRDACSAVVSESYKNWLEHESRTDDITIIVVHIKDLSHDPSEVMVFFKQAAKLPKLLRG from the exons ATGGGCTGCGTCCACGGCAAGTGCTGCGGCGCGGAcgactactgctgctgctgctgctgctgctggtgttGCGGCGACTCTTCGGCTGCCGGAAgcgagggaggcggcggcggcgcagcagACGTCGCCCCTTGCGGCGTTGTTCTCCACAACGACGGCAGCCTTCTCGGCCAGCGCCGGCAGGTCCTCTTAGGCGCCCCGCTGGGCTCCGCCGCCGTCCCCTCCCACCACTTCCGCCTCGTCTACTCCTCCCTCAGCCAGCGCGGCCACTACCCCGAATCCCCCGACCGCGAGAACCAGGACTGCCTCTGCATCCGCACTCGCCTGCAGGACAACCCCAACCTCCACTTCTTCGGCGTCTTCGACGGCCACGGCCAGTTCGGCGCCCAGTGCGCCGCCTTCGTCCGCGACCGCCTCGTCGACATCCTGTCTGCCGACACCCGCCTGCTGGATTCCCCCGCGGAGGCCTACGCCTCGACCTTCCTCGCCACCAACACCGAGCTCCACGATAGCAGCATCGACGACACGATGAGCGGCACCACAGCCATCACCGTGCTCGTCAGCGGCGACACGCTCTATGTGGCCAATGTGGGTGACTCCCGGGCTGTTGCAGGCGTCTGGAATGGCTCCGCCGTGGTGGCCGAGGATCTGTCTTGCGACCAGACGCCGTTCAGGAAGGACGAGTATGAGAGGGTGAAGCAGTGTGGGGCTCGGGTTTTGAGTGTGGACCAGGTGGAGGGGGTTAAGGACCCTAACATACAACACTGGGGGAATGAGGAGAACGATGACGGGGACCCACCGAGGCTGTGGGTCCCGAATGGGATGTACCCGGGGACTGCGTTCACGAGGAGCGTGGGAGACTCAACGGCCGAGAGTATCGGCGTTATTGCAGAGCCTGAGGTGAAGGTGCTGAAGATTGCGTCGCACCATCTCTTCTTTGTCATTGCAAGTGATGGGGTTTTCGAATTCCTTTCTAGTCAAGCTGTGGTTGACATG GTGTCTAAATTTGAAGATCCTCGGGACGCATGCTCAGCAGTTGTTTCGGAGTCTTATAAGAATTGGTTAGAGCACGAAAGTCGGACGGATGATATAACAATCATTGTTGTGCACATCAAAGACTTAAGTCAT GACCCATCGGAAGTAATGGTATTCTTCAAACAAGCAGCAAAGCTTCCCAAGTTGTTGAGAGGGTAA